One Cryobacterium roopkundense genomic region harbors:
- a CDS encoding ABC-F family ATP-binding cassette domain-containing protein produces MLNVQDLEIRVGARVLMEGVNFRVAHGDKIGLVGRNGAGKTTLTKTLAGETNPTKGSISHSGEIGYLPQDPRAGDPSMLARTRILDARGLGTIALGMQESSLAMASADPKVSAAAMKKYGRLTDEFNGLGGYSAEAEAASIASNLKLPDHILDQPLSTLSGGQRRRIELARILFSAAEMMILDEPTNHLDADSVAWLREFVKNYKGGCIIISHDIELVGETVNRVFYLDANRMMIDIYNMNWKNYLLQRTADADRRKKERSNAEKKASTLQLQAAKFGAKASKAAAAHQMVARAEKLLSGLDAVRAVERVAKLRFPEPSPCGRTPLMARDLSKSYGSLEIFTAVDLAIDRGSKVVILGLNGAGKTTLLRMLAGVDIPDTGTIEPGHGLRIGYYAQEHETIDVKRSVLENMVSSSPSITEMEARRVLGSFLFTGDDSNKPAGVLSGGEKTRLALAMIVVSGANVLLLDEPTNNLDPASREEILDALAHYAGAVVLVSHDEGAVQALNPERVLIMPEGTEDHWNKDYLDLIELS; encoded by the coding sequence GTGCTCAACGTGCAAGATCTCGAAATTCGCGTTGGAGCTCGCGTGCTCATGGAGGGCGTGAACTTCCGTGTCGCCCACGGCGACAAGATCGGTCTCGTCGGGCGCAACGGCGCCGGAAAGACCACGCTGACGAAGACCCTGGCCGGCGAAACCAATCCCACCAAGGGGTCGATCAGCCATTCCGGCGAGATCGGCTATCTGCCTCAGGACCCCCGGGCCGGCGATCCCAGCATGCTGGCGCGCACTCGAATTCTCGACGCACGCGGTCTCGGAACTATCGCCCTCGGCATGCAGGAGTCCAGCCTTGCCATGGCCAGCGCCGACCCCAAGGTGAGCGCCGCGGCCATGAAGAAGTACGGTCGGCTGACCGACGAATTCAACGGCCTCGGCGGCTACTCGGCAGAGGCTGAGGCTGCATCCATTGCGAGCAACCTGAAACTTCCCGACCACATTCTCGACCAGCCGCTGAGCACCCTCTCGGGTGGCCAGCGGCGCCGCATCGAGCTGGCCCGGATTCTCTTTTCCGCCGCTGAAATGATGATTCTCGACGAGCCCACCAACCACCTCGACGCGGATTCAGTGGCGTGGCTGCGGGAATTCGTGAAGAACTACAAGGGCGGCTGCATCATCATCAGCCACGACATCGAGTTGGTCGGCGAGACCGTCAACCGGGTTTTCTACCTCGACGCCAACCGCATGATGATCGACATCTACAACATGAACTGGAAGAACTACCTGCTGCAGCGCACGGCCGACGCCGATCGCCGCAAGAAGGAACGCTCCAACGCCGAGAAGAAGGCATCGACGCTTCAGCTGCAGGCCGCCAAGTTCGGCGCCAAGGCGAGTAAGGCAGCTGCTGCACACCAGATGGTCGCACGGGCAGAGAAGCTCCTCTCGGGGCTGGACGCCGTGCGTGCCGTGGAACGCGTCGCCAAATTGCGTTTCCCCGAGCCCTCGCCGTGTGGGCGTACCCCGCTCATGGCCCGCGACCTGTCGAAGAGTTACGGTTCACTCGAAATCTTCACCGCCGTCGACCTCGCGATCGACCGCGGGTCCAAGGTTGTCATCCTCGGCCTCAACGGTGCCGGCAAGACCACCCTGCTGCGCATGCTCGCGGGTGTGGATATTCCGGACACCGGGACCATCGAACCAGGGCATGGGCTGCGCATCGGGTATTACGCGCAGGAGCACGAAACCATCGACGTGAAACGCTCCGTGCTCGAGAACATGGTGTCGTCGTCGCCTAGTATCACCGAAATGGAAGCACGTCGAGTTCTCGGCTCGTTCCTGTTCACCGGTGACGACTCAAACAAGCCGGCCGGAGTGTTGTCGGGCGGCGAGAAGACCCGTCTGGCGCTGGCCATGATCGTGGTCTCCGGCGCCAACGTGCTGCTTCTCGATGAGCCCACTAACAACCTCGACCCCGCGAGCCGTGAGGAGATCCTCGACGCCCTGGCACACTACGCCGGCGCCGTCGTGCTGGTCAGCCACGATGAAGGCGCCGTGCAGGCGCTCAACCCCGAGCGCGTGCTCATCATGCCCGAGGGCACCGAAGACCACTGGAACAAGGACTACCTCGATCTGATCGAGCTCTCCTAG
- a CDS encoding TetR/AcrR family transcriptional regulator gives MNDNQVPTRRALQADATRTEIVSAAGRLMVHNGYVATSIADIAAEAGVAVQTIYNSVGSKAEILAAILERVAAQSDAPDLVSASMRDKIDGARNASEIIRILAAWCSVVNERTAGVLRVVNEAAVVDPDVAKFARRQDVTRLLGYSEVAAALRVRRGLRAGLSDHESAAAIWAIGHPQAFRTLVLEVGWSVSAYREWLEKTLHGALL, from the coding sequence ATGAATGATAATCAGGTTCCCACCCGTCGGGCCCTGCAAGCGGATGCCACGCGAACAGAGATCGTCTCGGCCGCCGGTCGCTTGATGGTGCACAACGGATATGTCGCCACCTCGATTGCAGACATCGCGGCCGAGGCCGGCGTCGCCGTGCAGACGATCTACAACTCAGTCGGGTCCAAGGCAGAGATTCTGGCCGCCATTCTGGAACGTGTCGCCGCGCAGTCCGATGCTCCTGACCTGGTTTCCGCGTCCATGCGCGACAAGATTGACGGCGCCCGGAACGCGTCTGAAATCATCCGAATTCTGGCCGCGTGGTGCTCGGTCGTCAACGAGCGCACCGCGGGAGTTCTGCGTGTTGTGAACGAGGCCGCCGTCGTCGACCCTGACGTAGCGAAGTTCGCCCGCCGGCAGGACGTCACGCGGCTGCTCGGCTATAGCGAGGTCGCGGCGGCGTTGCGCGTTCGTCGGGGATTGCGGGCGGGGCTGAGCGACCACGAGAGCGCTGCGGCCATCTGGGCCATTGGGCATCCGCAGGCGTTTCGGACCCTCGTTTTGGAGGTGGGCTGGTCCGTCTCCGCCTACCGGGAATGGCTGGAAAAGACGTTGCACGGGGCCCTCCTGTAG
- a CDS encoding metal-sulfur cluster assembly factor, protein MVSTLSPARFDEIEEALKDVMDPELGINVVDLGLIYDLGWDDENDALIIHMTLTSAGCPLTDVLEEQTAEALDGVVDQFRINWVWMPPWGPDKITDDGRDMMRALGFSM, encoded by the coding sequence ATGGTTTCGACACTCAGCCCGGCACGCTTCGATGAAATCGAAGAGGCGCTCAAAGACGTCATGGACCCGGAACTCGGCATCAACGTCGTGGATCTTGGACTGATCTACGACCTGGGCTGGGACGACGAAAATGACGCCCTCATCATCCACATGACCCTGACGTCGGCGGGTTGCCCCTTGACCGATGTGCTCGAGGAGCAGACGGCGGAGGCGCTCGACGGTGTTGTGGACCAGTTCCGCATCAACTGGGTCTGGATGCCGCCGTGGGGCCCGGACAAGATCACCGATGACGGACGCGACATGATGCGCGCCCTCGGCTTCTCGATGTAG
- the sufC gene encoding Fe-S cluster assembly ATPase SufC, translating to MSVLEIKDLHVSVQTDQGVTQILRGVDLVINEGEIHAIMGPNGSGKSTLAYTIAGHPKYKVESGSILLDGADVLTMTVDERARAGLFLAMQYPVEIPGVTVTNFLRTAKTAIEGEAPPIRKWIKDVRESMAALRMDKSFAERNVNEGFSGGEKKRNEILQLELLKPKFAVLDETDSGLDVDALKIVSEGVNRAKENTGLGLLLITHYTRILRYIKPDFVHVFVNGRIAEQGGPELADRLEDEGYDRFLTPSNVG from the coding sequence ATGTCAGTTCTTGAGATCAAAGACCTGCACGTCAGCGTCCAGACCGACCAGGGCGTTACGCAGATTCTGCGCGGAGTCGACCTCGTGATCAACGAGGGCGAGATTCACGCCATCATGGGTCCGAACGGATCCGGCAAGTCCACCCTCGCGTACACAATCGCCGGGCACCCCAAGTACAAGGTCGAGAGCGGTTCCATCCTCCTTGACGGTGCCGATGTGCTCACGATGACCGTCGACGAGCGCGCTCGTGCCGGCCTGTTCCTCGCCATGCAGTACCCCGTGGAGATTCCCGGCGTCACGGTCACCAACTTCCTCCGCACGGCCAAGACGGCCATCGAGGGCGAGGCACCGCCCATCCGCAAGTGGATCAAGGACGTTCGCGAATCCATGGCCGCTCTTCGCATGGACAAGTCCTTCGCGGAGCGCAACGTCAACGAGGGCTTCTCCGGTGGCGAGAAGAAGCGCAACGAGATTCTGCAGCTTGAACTCCTGAAGCCCAAGTTCGCCGTCCTCGACGAGACCGACTCAGGCCTCGACGTGGACGCGCTGAAAATCGTTTCCGAAGGTGTCAACCGCGCCAAGGAGAACACGGGCCTTGGCCTGCTGCTCATCACGCACTACACCCGGATCCTGCGTTACATAAAGCCCGACTTCGTGCACGTGTTCGTCAACGGCCGTATCGCCGAACAGGGCGGCCCGGAGCTCGCCGACCGTCTCGAGGACGAAGGCTACGATCGCTTTCTCACGCCTTCGAACGTAGGCTAG
- a CDS encoding non-heme iron oxygenase ferredoxin subunit, whose product MAATKICAFDELEPNQAVKVDIDGVAIALVRDANGGVFAIGDTCTHGDISLSEGFVEGETLECWAHGSMFSLRTGKPLTLPAYEPVPVYQVDLIDGDIYIDPSVIVAV is encoded by the coding sequence ATGGCTGCCACGAAGATTTGTGCGTTTGACGAGCTGGAGCCCAACCAGGCCGTGAAGGTCGACATCGACGGTGTCGCCATCGCACTCGTTCGCGACGCGAACGGCGGGGTGTTCGCCATCGGCGACACCTGCACACACGGAGATATTTCCTTGTCGGAGGGTTTCGTTGAGGGCGAGACCCTGGAGTGCTGGGCCCACGGGTCCATGTTCTCGCTCCGAACCGGTAAGCCGCTCACGCTTCCCGCCTACGAGCCGGTTCCCGTTTATCAGGTTGACCTGATCGACGGCGACATCTACATCGACCCCTCCGTCATCGTGGCCGTCTAG
- the sufD gene encoding Fe-S cluster assembly protein SufD, whose protein sequence is MPTAATPEPAVKNPDGRFGYVPVQTRSARFKSTDVADFEAVTGREAVWKYIPITKFADLLAEGLDGSSYAVESTEHADVTVDWVDRDDSRIGSAGSPEERASANAWTSFEKALAVTVTGEEPKEITVTRSALGNGPRGAHVIIEAKPFSQATVILQNSGEARLTENVEIILGESANLTVVTVQEWDDEAVHLSNHFASVGRDARLKHVVVSLGGRIVRVNPSIHLAGSGSDIDALGLYFADAGQHLEQQVYVFHDAPRSRSRVNYKGALQGTGAHTVWIGDVLIGSKGAGTDSYEQNRNLVLTEGTRADSVPNLEIETGDIVGAGHASATGRFDDEQLFYLQSRGITEEEARRLVVRGFLTDIVARIGAPELEQRLLLAIEAELLSTDGK, encoded by the coding sequence ATGCCCACAGCAGCCACACCGGAACCGGCCGTCAAGAACCCGGATGGACGCTTCGGCTACGTTCCGGTTCAGACCCGTTCCGCCCGATTCAAGAGCACAGACGTGGCAGACTTCGAGGCCGTCACCGGTCGCGAAGCGGTCTGGAAGTACATTCCGATCACGAAGTTCGCCGACCTCCTTGCCGAGGGGCTAGACGGTTCGTCGTACGCCGTCGAGTCCACGGAACACGCCGACGTCACCGTCGACTGGGTCGATCGCGACGACAGCCGAATCGGTTCGGCCGGTTCGCCGGAGGAACGCGCCTCGGCGAACGCCTGGACGAGTTTCGAGAAGGCCCTCGCCGTAACCGTCACCGGTGAGGAGCCCAAGGAGATCACGGTCACCCGCTCCGCACTCGGAAACGGCCCGCGCGGCGCGCACGTCATCATCGAGGCCAAGCCCTTCAGCCAAGCCACGGTGATCCTGCAGAACTCCGGAGAGGCTCGTCTCACCGAGAACGTCGAAATCATCCTCGGTGAATCGGCGAACCTCACTGTCGTCACCGTTCAGGAATGGGATGACGAGGCTGTGCACCTCAGCAACCACTTCGCCTCCGTCGGCCGCGACGCCCGCCTCAAGCACGTCGTCGTCTCGCTGGGAGGGCGAATCGTGCGGGTGAACCCGTCGATCCACCTCGCCGGCAGCGGATCAGACATCGACGCGCTCGGCCTGTACTTCGCAGACGCCGGGCAACACCTTGAGCAGCAGGTGTACGTCTTTCACGACGCGCCACGCAGCCGCAGCCGCGTCAACTACAAGGGAGCGCTGCAGGGTACCGGTGCGCACACAGTCTGGATCGGCGATGTGCTGATCGGCAGCAAGGGCGCCGGAACCGACAGCTACGAGCAGAACCGCAACCTGGTTCTCACCGAGGGCACCCGCGCCGATTCGGTTCCTAACCTCGAGATCGAAACCGGTGACATCGTCGGGGCCGGTCACGCGAGTGCGACCGGTCGGTTCGATGACGAGCAGTTGTTCTACCTGCAGTCACGCGGCATCACGGAGGAAGAGGCTCGTCGACTCGTCGTGCGTGGATTTCTCACGGACATCGTTGCGCGCATCGGCGCCCCGGAACTTGAGCAGCGGCTGCTGCTGGCCATCGAGGCCGAACTCCTCAGCACGGACGGAAAGTAA
- the sufB gene encoding Fe-S cluster assembly protein SufB, with translation MSDVLLDRPDLEGLGTYEFGWADSDKAGASARRGVSPEVVTDISNLKSEPDWMLQRRLKALQLFERKPMPTWGADLSGIDFDNIKYFVRSTEKQAQTWEDLPDDIKNTYEKLGIPEAERQRLVSGVAAQYESEVVYHQINEELEAQGVIFMDTDTALKEHPEFFEEYFGTIIPSGDNKFAALNTAVWSGGSFVYVPPGVHVEIPLQAYFRINTENMGQFERTLIIADEGSYVHYIEGCTAPIYSSDSLHSAVVEIVVKKNARVRYTTIQNWSNNVYNLVTKRATAGEGATMEWIDGNIGSKVTMKYPSIYLMGEHAKGETLSVAFAGPGQHQDAGAKMIHMAPYTQSSIVSKSIARGGGRSGYRGEVRMDATAHHSANTVRCDALLVDTKSRSDTYPSIDIRVDDVQLGHEATVSRVSEEQLFYLMSRGMPEDEAMAMIVRGFIEPIARELPMEYALELNKLIEMGMEGSVG, from the coding sequence ATGTCGGATGTTCTGCTAGACCGCCCCGATCTCGAGGGGTTGGGTACCTACGAATTTGGATGGGCCGACTCGGATAAGGCCGGGGCATCCGCCCGACGAGGGGTTTCCCCCGAGGTCGTCACGGATATCTCCAATTTGAAGTCCGAACCGGACTGGATGCTGCAGCGACGCCTGAAGGCCCTGCAGCTGTTCGAGCGCAAGCCCATGCCCACCTGGGGAGCGGATCTGTCGGGCATCGACTTCGACAACATCAAGTACTTCGTGCGTTCCACGGAGAAGCAGGCGCAAACGTGGGAAGACCTGCCCGACGACATCAAGAACACCTATGAGAAGCTGGGAATCCCCGAGGCGGAGCGTCAGCGCCTCGTGTCGGGTGTGGCTGCCCAGTACGAATCCGAAGTCGTTTACCACCAGATCAACGAGGAGCTCGAAGCTCAGGGCGTTATCTTCATGGACACCGACACGGCGCTCAAGGAACACCCGGAGTTCTTCGAAGAGTATTTCGGCACGATCATCCCGTCCGGTGACAACAAATTCGCGGCGCTGAACACTGCGGTCTGGTCCGGCGGATCCTTCGTCTATGTGCCACCAGGGGTGCACGTCGAAATCCCGCTACAGGCCTACTTCCGCATCAACACTGAGAATATGGGCCAGTTTGAGCGCACGCTGATCATCGCCGACGAGGGCAGCTACGTGCACTACATCGAGGGCTGCACCGCCCCGATCTATTCCTCAGACTCCCTGCACTCCGCCGTGGTCGAGATCGTCGTGAAGAAGAACGCGCGCGTTCGCTACACGACCATTCAGAACTGGTCCAACAACGTCTACAACCTCGTCACCAAGCGGGCAACCGCCGGTGAAGGCGCGACGATGGAGTGGATCGATGGCAACATCGGCTCCAAGGTCACCATGAAGTACCCGTCCATCTACCTGATGGGCGAGCACGCCAAGGGTGAAACACTGTCGGTGGCCTTCGCAGGCCCCGGCCAGCACCAGGACGCCGGCGCCAAGATGATCCACATGGCCCCGTACACCCAGTCGTCGATCGTCTCCAAGTCCATCGCTCGCGGCGGCGGACGCAGCGGATACCGCGGCGAGGTTCGAATGGACGCTACCGCGCACCACTCGGCCAACACGGTTCGGTGCGACGCGCTCCTCGTCGACACGAAGTCACGTTCCGACACGTACCCCTCCATCGACATCCGTGTCGACGACGTCCAGCTGGGCCACGAGGCGACAGTGTCGCGAGTCAGCGAAGAGCAGCTGTTCTACCTGATGAGCCGCGGTATGCCCGAAGACGAGGCCATGGCCATGATCGTGCGCGGCTTCATCGAACCCATTGCCCGGGAGCTCCCAATGGAGTACGCCCTCGAACTCAACAAGCTCATTGAAATGGGCATGGAAGGATCTGTCGGCTAA
- a CDS encoding COX15/CtaA family protein, translating to MSRISSWLPSVVDGRIRVIAWIYLWAQILLVGTGGLVRLTSSGLGCPTWPKCTADSLVNTPEMGIHGVIEFGNRLLGIALGVVAIVAFVAVVRLRRDRPDLFRLTLLAGLGIPAQAVIGGVSVLTQLNPYVVGIHFVISVALVGLCTAFLYRVYTGNGARVLVVPRGFAALAHVTSFVVLVTILVGILTTGSGPHAGDADAPRNGLDSEFLQHVHSWPAYLTVILTLALVVVAVRRRLHVARWVAVLLGVEIIQVIVGLVQSHLGLPALLVGIHMVLACVLAAAMTAVLLDMKQVVASRPVEVSPSRNSTSIPG from the coding sequence GTGAGTCGGATATCTTCATGGTTGCCCTCGGTCGTCGACGGGCGTATCCGCGTCATTGCGTGGATCTATCTGTGGGCCCAGATCCTGCTCGTGGGAACTGGCGGGCTTGTGCGCCTGACGAGTTCAGGCCTAGGCTGCCCGACGTGGCCCAAGTGCACGGCCGATTCCCTGGTGAACACTCCCGAGATGGGGATCCACGGAGTTATCGAGTTCGGTAACCGTTTATTGGGCATCGCCCTGGGCGTCGTGGCCATCGTCGCATTTGTCGCGGTTGTGCGTCTTCGTCGGGATCGACCTGACCTCTTCCGGCTGACCCTGCTCGCTGGTCTCGGGATTCCGGCCCAGGCCGTGATCGGCGGTGTCAGCGTGCTCACGCAGCTTAACCCGTACGTTGTCGGCATACACTTCGTGATCTCGGTGGCCCTGGTGGGCCTGTGCACGGCCTTCCTCTACAGGGTCTACACGGGGAACGGCGCCCGCGTGCTCGTCGTGCCCCGCGGTTTCGCCGCGCTGGCGCACGTGACCAGTTTTGTGGTGCTTGTGACGATCCTGGTGGGAATCCTGACGACAGGGTCGGGACCGCACGCCGGTGACGCCGACGCGCCACGAAACGGTCTCGACTCCGAGTTCCTGCAGCATGTGCACAGCTGGCCTGCCTACCTGACTGTGATCCTGACACTCGCGCTGGTCGTTGTCGCGGTGCGCCGCCGACTCCACGTCGCGCGCTGGGTTGCCGTGCTCCTCGGCGTCGAGATCATTCAGGTCATTGTCGGCCTCGTGCAGTCCCACCTCGGCCTTCCCGCCCTCCTGGTGGGCATCCATATGGTTCTCGCCTGTGTTCTCGCCGCTGCCATGACCGCCGTCCTATTGGACATGAAGCAGGTCGTCGCCTCCCGGCCCGTCGAGGTTTCTCCGTCGCGAAATTCAACGTCGATCCCCGGCTAA
- a CDS encoding glycine betaine ABC transporter substrate-binding protein: MFADLLRPGARVRRLSLAAAALTATGLALSGCGLQPATSYVPDVGPGSITPIDGLDGADLTVTSKNYTEQLILGKIAVIAASAAGFAVTDLSNVPGSQPARELILSGQADILWEYTGTAWLTYLGQTETISNQQEQWQAVYDIDIENGVTWGAPAPMNNTYAMAVRSEAVTELGGITSMSQLATLPVEERTFCVEAEFNSRPDGLNPMLEHYGLARGTADGVPDGNVGIYDTGAIYSATDTGACNFGEVFTTDGRIDALDLAVLEDDLGFFPAYNVAPVFFTESLKEYPQLEDIFAQISPSLTDAVLRDLNRKVDVDGQEPAEVAFEWMKSEGFISDPE; this comes from the coding sequence ATGTTCGCCGACCTTCTGCGACCGGGCGCGCGTGTCCGTCGCCTCTCCCTCGCCGCTGCCGCGCTGACGGCCACCGGCCTGGCGCTGTCCGGATGCGGCCTGCAGCCGGCCACGTCGTACGTGCCCGACGTCGGTCCGGGCTCGATCACGCCTATCGACGGGCTCGACGGCGCCGATCTCACCGTGACAAGCAAGAACTACACGGAGCAGCTCATTCTGGGCAAGATTGCCGTGATCGCCGCCTCGGCTGCCGGTTTCGCCGTCACCGACCTCAGCAACGTGCCCGGGAGTCAGCCGGCGCGCGAGCTGATTCTGTCCGGCCAGGCAGACATTCTCTGGGAATACACCGGTACGGCCTGGCTCACGTACCTCGGCCAGACGGAGACGATTTCGAACCAGCAAGAGCAGTGGCAGGCCGTGTACGACATCGACATCGAGAACGGCGTCACGTGGGGTGCTCCGGCGCCGATGAACAACACGTACGCCATGGCCGTTCGCTCAGAAGCTGTGACCGAGCTCGGCGGCATCACCTCCATGTCTCAGCTCGCCACGCTGCCCGTTGAGGAGCGCACGTTTTGTGTTGAGGCCGAGTTCAACTCCCGCCCCGACGGGTTGAATCCCATGCTCGAGCACTATGGGCTCGCCAGGGGAACTGCCGACGGTGTTCCCGACGGCAATGTGGGTATCTACGACACGGGGGCAATCTACAGTGCGACGGACACCGGCGCCTGCAACTTCGGCGAGGTTTTCACGACCGATGGCCGCATCGATGCCCTGGACCTGGCCGTGCTCGAAGACGACCTTGGCTTTTTTCCGGCCTATAACGTCGCCCCGGTGTTCTTCACGGAATCGTTGAAGGAATACCCTCAGCTTGAGGACATCTTCGCCCAAATTTCTCCCAGCCTCACCGATGCGGTTCTGCGCGACCTGAACCGCAAGGTGGACGTCGACGGGCAGGAGCCGGCCGAGGTGGCCTTCGAATGGATGAAGAGTGAGGGCTTCATCTCCGATCCTGAGTAG
- a CDS encoding ABC transporter permease, producing the protein MSWRGLVYQLVGIVVGLAALVAWLLTADLSAVELNTLAPAALWGYTVEHLQLTLLAALIVLVVAIPVGILLTRRPLRFLTGPVLVVANFGQAAPALGVVVLLAFWLGFGFWAATVSLVLYAVLPVLRNTMVGLQQVDARLVEAGRGMGMSASAVLLKVELPLAVPVMLAGIRTALVLLVGTAALATFINGGGLGILITTGVNLKLTSVLVTGSVLVALLALLIDWVGRVVEHVARPKGI; encoded by the coding sequence TTGTCCTGGCGGGGACTCGTCTACCAGCTCGTCGGAATTGTTGTCGGTCTGGCTGCCCTGGTCGCGTGGTTGCTCACGGCCGACCTCTCGGCAGTCGAGCTCAATACCCTCGCCCCCGCAGCACTGTGGGGATACACCGTGGAGCACCTGCAGCTCACGCTGCTGGCTGCCCTGATCGTGCTCGTGGTGGCGATACCCGTGGGAATTCTCCTGACCCGCCGGCCCCTGCGATTTCTCACCGGCCCCGTGCTTGTGGTCGCAAATTTCGGTCAGGCCGCTCCGGCGCTGGGCGTTGTCGTCCTTCTGGCGTTCTGGCTGGGCTTTGGCTTCTGGGCCGCGACGGTCTCGCTCGTTCTGTACGCCGTACTGCCGGTGCTGCGCAACACTATGGTGGGACTGCAGCAGGTGGACGCTCGCCTGGTCGAGGCGGGTCGCGGCATGGGCATGAGCGCCTCGGCGGTACTTCTCAAGGTCGAGTTGCCCCTCGCCGTGCCGGTCATGCTCGCGGGCATTCGAACGGCTCTGGTGCTGCTGGTGGGAACCGCGGCTTTGGCCACCTTCATCAACGGCGGCGGCCTCGGCATTCTCATCACCACGGGAGTGAACCTCAAGCTCACCTCGGTGCTCGTCACTGGTTCCGTGCTCGTGGCCCTGCTGGCGCTGCTGATCGACTGGGTCGGTCGCGTTGTTGAGCATGTCGCACGTCCGAAAGGAATTTAG
- a CDS encoding ATP-binding cassette domain-containing protein — protein MFEPVNETVLPVEVTGASILLDHVTKRFPGQLKPAVDGLTMEIPAGKIVMLVGPSGCGKTTTLKMINRLIEPSEGRIVVDGDDVTDMNGDELRRGIGYVIQAGGLFPHMTVATNIGIVPKMLGWDRARIAARVDELLELVSLDPALYRNRYPKELSGGQQQRVGVARALAADPPVLLMDEPFGAVDPITRLRLQDELLSIQEELQKTIVCVTHDFDEAVKLGDWIAIFNEGAQLVQYDTPERILGDPANEFVENFIGSGAGLKQLTLTRVAEVGLAEAVVGKPGEKAAAVLSRVTTAGHGHAVIVDDRQRPIQWLSRRQLARLDTIDSSPDPKLPVVGHRATLNDALDTMLVSSAGAALVTGRRDMFKGVIDVNTIMEAITKAQGAAAEVSADAPVGLNTGVFPSPIVAEEPGQP, from the coding sequence GTGTTTGAACCAGTGAACGAAACCGTGCTCCCCGTGGAAGTCACCGGCGCGAGCATTCTGCTCGACCACGTCACCAAGCGTTTCCCCGGACAGCTCAAGCCGGCGGTCGATGGCCTCACGATGGAGATCCCTGCGGGAAAGATCGTGATGCTCGTCGGACCCTCCGGATGCGGGAAGACCACGACGCTCAAGATGATCAATCGGTTGATCGAACCGTCAGAGGGCCGAATCGTCGTCGACGGAGACGACGTGACAGACATGAACGGTGACGAACTCCGCCGAGGCATCGGCTATGTCATCCAGGCGGGCGGTCTGTTTCCCCACATGACCGTGGCGACCAATATCGGAATCGTTCCCAAGATGCTCGGTTGGGACAGGGCGCGCATCGCGGCGCGTGTCGACGAACTCCTGGAACTTGTTTCTCTGGATCCCGCGCTCTACCGCAATCGATACCCCAAGGAACTTTCCGGCGGCCAGCAGCAGCGCGTGGGCGTCGCCAGGGCGCTTGCCGCCGACCCGCCGGTTCTTCTCATGGACGAACCCTTCGGCGCAGTGGACCCGATCACGCGGTTGCGTCTGCAGGACGAGCTGCTCAGCATCCAGGAGGAGCTCCAGAAGACCATCGTGTGTGTGACTCACGACTTTGACGAGGCCGTCAAGCTCGGCGACTGGATCGCCATTTTCAACGAGGGTGCCCAGCTCGTGCAGTACGACACCCCCGAGCGGATTTTGGGCGACCCGGCCAACGAATTCGTGGAGAATTTTATAGGCTCGGGTGCCGGTCTGAAGCAACTCACTCTGACCAGGGTGGCGGAGGTCGGACTGGCGGAAGCTGTGGTCGGCAAACCGGGCGAGAAGGCCGCGGCAGTGTTGTCCCGCGTCACGACGGCCGGGCACGGTCACGCCGTCATCGTCGACGATCGCCAGCGGCCCATTCAGTGGCTCTCCCGCCGTCAGCTGGCTCGACTCGACACCATCGACAGCTCTCCGGACCCGAAACTCCCCGTTGTCGGCCACCGCGCGACGCTCAACGACGCTCTCGACACCATGCTTGTTTCAAGTGCGGGAGCAGCCCTGGTCACCGGTAGGCGGGACATGTTCAAGGGCGTGATCGACGTCAACACCATCATGGAGGCGATCACCAAAGCGCAGGGCGCCGCCGCCGAGGTGTCGGCGGATGCTCCGGTCGGACTCAACACCGGCGTCTTCCCGTCGCCGATTGTGGCCGAGGAACCGGGTCAGCCGTGA